One Halioglobus japonicus DNA segment encodes these proteins:
- a CDS encoding response regulator: MSSQSHNLSPFNRSISRIDGQSDDSTRASGSISILLIEDNPGDIELTREALLETGRLTNQLDVITDGETALDYLLQREPHSSTNLPDLILLDLNLPKVSGREILAQVKADENLRCIPIIVLSSSEASRDIQETYQLHANCFITKPVQLQDFLNVIQMIETFWINIVALPRADQPATPNFQESEV; this comes from the coding sequence ATGTCAAGTCAGTCGCATAACCTATCCCCATTTAACCGAAGTATAAGTAGGATCGATGGTCAAAGCGATGACTCGACCAGGGCGAGTGGCTCGATAAGCATTCTCCTTATCGAGGACAATCCTGGAGATATTGAACTCACCCGCGAAGCACTTCTGGAAACGGGGCGACTCACCAATCAGCTGGATGTCATCACCGACGGCGAGACAGCCCTGGATTATCTACTACAACGTGAACCCCATTCGTCCACAAACTTACCTGACCTGATCTTGCTCGACTTAAACCTACCTAAGGTAAGCGGCAGGGAAATTCTCGCCCAGGTCAAAGCCGATGAAAACCTCAGGTGTATTCCAATCATCGTACTATCCAGTTCTGAGGCCAGCCGCGACATTCAAGAAACCTATCAGCTTCACGCTAACTGCTTTATTACCAAACCCGTTCAGCTACAGGATTTTCTCAATGTCATACAAATGATCGAAACGTTCTGGATTAACATAGTCGCGCTTCCACGCGCAGATCAGCCTGCAACCCCAAACTTTCAAGAGAGCGAAGTATGA
- a CDS encoding sensor histidine kinase, with amino-acid sequence MALLLLAFQPQQYNQLSDKLVQAGERARAINRLMPTGLLIINSKGLITEANSAACRLFGFSEEEFMDMPIENLIPQEKRSIHPRYRTAFSQENRQRNMSEGNDQLFGLSRSGELLPLQIGLAPVVLGKDRSVAISVMDVSDRRRVMQQLEESNREMNVALEKLTQSNEQLERFAFICSHDLQEPVRMMHSFSQLLEKRAADSLDHKSREYLEYITNSATTTKTMITDILSFCRVDQSAENYAQVNLNIVLEQVCTTLQISLSEANGSVQWHDLPTIVGVHSQILQLLTNLITNGIKFNESAAPCVEVSAECHEDLWTISVSDNGIGIPPKYADSLFEMFSRLNSRADYPGTGLGLAICKRVAERHDATISLDRSADQGSRFVLKWPRKNATSADSSSNTSEEGHHVKSVA; translated from the coding sequence ATGGCGCTGTTGCTGCTGGCCTTCCAACCACAACAGTACAACCAGCTCAGCGACAAACTCGTTCAGGCAGGTGAGCGCGCCAGGGCCATCAACCGGCTGATGCCGACTGGCCTGCTAATCATCAACAGCAAGGGGCTCATAACTGAGGCCAATAGCGCAGCGTGTCGATTGTTTGGTTTTTCGGAGGAGGAGTTTATGGATATGCCTATCGAGAACCTGATTCCACAGGAAAAACGCTCAATCCATCCGCGCTATCGCACCGCCTTCTCGCAGGAAAACCGCCAGCGCAATATGTCTGAAGGGAATGATCAATTATTCGGCTTGTCGCGGAGCGGTGAACTACTGCCGCTGCAAATCGGGCTGGCGCCTGTTGTGCTGGGTAAGGATCGTTCAGTTGCAATCTCCGTTATGGATGTTAGTGACCGTCGCCGGGTGATGCAGCAACTCGAGGAAAGCAATCGGGAAATGAATGTTGCTCTTGAAAAGCTTACCCAGTCCAATGAGCAACTGGAACGTTTCGCCTTTATTTGTTCACATGACCTACAAGAACCTGTGCGCATGATGCATAGCTTCAGCCAACTCCTAGAGAAACGCGCGGCAGATTCACTCGACCACAAATCCCGCGAATACTTGGAGTATATTACCAATTCAGCAACCACCACCAAGACCATGATCACCGATATTCTTAGCTTTTGCCGGGTAGATCAGAGTGCCGAGAATTATGCGCAGGTAAACCTCAATATTGTACTTGAACAGGTATGTACAACACTGCAGATTTCTCTGTCTGAAGCTAACGGCAGTGTTCAATGGCATGACCTGCCTACAATAGTAGGTGTGCACTCCCAGATTCTGCAGCTGCTTACCAACCTGATTACTAACGGCATAAAATTCAACGAATCCGCAGCGCCCTGTGTCGAAGTATCTGCTGAATGTCACGAGGACCTATGGACGATCAGCGTAAGCGACAACGGCATTGGCATCCCTCCAAAGTATGCCGACTCATTGTTCGAAATGTTTTCGCGATTGAACTCAAGAGCAGACTATCCGGGCACGGGTTTGGGGCTCGCCATTTGCAAGCGGGTAGCCGAGCGACATGACGCCACTATCAGTCTCGATCGCAGCGCCGATCAGGGTTCTCGATTCGTCCTGAAATGGCCCAGAAAGAACGCCACTAGCGCCGACAGCAGTAGCAATACCAGCGAGGAAGGTCATCATGTCAAGTCAGTCGCATAA
- a CDS encoding sensor domain-containing diguanylate cyclase, with product MKQLVMAIKYRSCILTILCLLSAMNTSGNELSAEINLLADQNSLAVFETNLDSRNLNPIGLAEGYALIGARWEAFERHENAHASYSRSVSLLEPFGASPELIQALIDRSYMQYLLTGSTEDYCPDREQAVGLARQLDTAEPLVRALVHRAFCFHDQGEMQQGLGDAQEAMAIATEYQLSSDLKGMVANATGNLYRSALLPDLAYEAYAQAYQHWQKRDDRPDIFNMLHNMTGEALKLGLWEAAEAHINEMFNMADQPGAGRDFLFFAFYNRGLMAMERYQFMEAATALDNALALKKTTSELRFVALAYHLRATQHLWGGEPDKALADLARARASGLIEEDKLMPLEDLAIALNAVENPLALTNPFELLLRQVREQQRKFRNEYARADYAQHMQLTAEYEAELLERQLQVQALELAQAQSAAELARQGTLNATLLIVLLCVLLLILVKSWRSQKRRSNTDYLSGIANRERLFELGFRAARTASKQGQPVAVILLDIDHFKSINDSHGHAVGDRAIALTAQTIEELCRHRALAGRLGGEEFLVILPGSTLEHACLQAETMRKAIAGLEIRGSQERKLSFTVSAGVAIGSGEQIDFEGLVHDADVALYRAKSAGRNRTKAFQDMGEGTMHPTPVTRSTTRDLPASDAHTKATENG from the coding sequence TTGAAACAACTCGTTATGGCAATCAAGTATCGCTCTTGCATATTGACGATTCTGTGCCTGCTGTCGGCGATGAATACATCGGGCAATGAGCTTAGCGCTGAGATTAATCTGCTCGCAGACCAGAATTCCCTTGCTGTGTTCGAGACGAACCTCGACAGCAGGAATCTGAATCCGATTGGACTCGCCGAAGGATATGCGTTAATCGGCGCTCGGTGGGAAGCGTTCGAGCGGCACGAAAACGCGCACGCAAGTTACTCTCGCAGTGTGTCGTTGCTGGAGCCCTTTGGAGCCAGCCCTGAATTGATTCAGGCCCTTATCGATCGGTCTTATATGCAGTATCTCCTCACCGGGAGTACCGAAGACTATTGCCCTGATAGAGAGCAGGCCGTTGGGCTGGCGCGTCAACTAGATACAGCCGAGCCATTGGTGCGAGCACTGGTGCATCGGGCGTTCTGCTTTCACGATCAAGGCGAAATGCAACAGGGCCTCGGGGACGCCCAGGAAGCCATGGCGATTGCCACTGAATACCAGCTGAGCAGTGACTTAAAGGGCATGGTCGCGAATGCCACAGGTAATTTATATCGCAGCGCGTTACTGCCTGACCTCGCCTATGAGGCGTATGCTCAGGCCTATCAGCACTGGCAAAAGCGCGACGACCGCCCAGACATCTTCAACATGCTGCACAATATGACCGGCGAAGCGTTGAAGCTCGGGCTATGGGAAGCCGCGGAGGCCCATATCAATGAAATGTTCAATATGGCCGATCAACCAGGTGCCGGACGGGACTTCCTGTTTTTCGCCTTTTACAACCGCGGCCTGATGGCCATGGAACGCTACCAGTTTATGGAGGCTGCAACAGCGCTAGATAACGCTCTGGCGCTGAAGAAAACCACCAGTGAACTGCGGTTCGTGGCCCTCGCATATCATTTGAGGGCGACCCAGCACCTCTGGGGCGGCGAGCCAGACAAGGCTTTGGCCGACCTTGCCCGGGCGCGCGCGAGTGGTCTGATCGAAGAAGACAAACTCATGCCCCTCGAGGATCTGGCCATTGCTCTGAACGCTGTCGAGAATCCACTGGCTCTGACGAATCCCTTTGAACTGCTCCTTAGACAAGTTCGCGAGCAACAGCGCAAGTTCCGCAACGAGTACGCCAGAGCCGACTATGCACAACACATGCAACTCACAGCGGAGTACGAGGCTGAATTACTGGAGCGCCAACTGCAAGTGCAAGCACTGGAGCTTGCTCAGGCCCAGAGCGCGGCAGAACTGGCCCGCCAAGGCACGTTGAACGCAACGCTATTAATCGTATTACTCTGCGTGCTATTGCTTATTCTGGTCAAATCCTGGCGCAGCCAGAAGCGGAGGAGTAATACCGATTACCTCAGCGGAATCGCTAATCGCGAACGACTATTCGAACTAGGATTTCGGGCTGCGCGTACTGCCAGCAAGCAAGGCCAGCCAGTGGCGGTGATCCTGCTTGATATAGATCACTTTAAAAGCATCAACGACAGCCATGGCCACGCCGTGGGAGATCGCGCTATTGCCCTGACGGCCCAGACGATTGAGGAATTGTGCAGACACCGAGCATTGGCAGGCAGGTTGGGCGGAGAAGAGTTTCTGGTCATACTCCCTGGCTCAACTCTGGAGCATGCCTGCTTACAGGCAGAAACCATGCGTAAGGCAATCGCTGGGCTGGAGATACGCGGTTCACAAGAGCGAAAACTGTCGTTTACTGTCAGCGCTGGAGTTGCGATTGGCTCTGGGGAGCAGATCGATTTCGAGGGTTTGGTTCATGATGCCGATGTAGCTCTATATCGCGCCAAGTCTGCCGGTCGCAACCGAACCAAAGCCTTCCAAGATATGGGAGAAGGCACCATGCACCCTACCCCGGTGACGCGCTCAACCACTCGCGACCTGCCTGCATCAGACGCGCATACTAAAGCTACCGAGAACGGGTAA
- a CDS encoding CHASE3 domain-containing protein codes for MKHPGKIRNKSTRVNSSGLLLALPVVLLFVVAQVYVGYKQREATEKLFQTQTVMAAITDLLSVMKDMETGQRGYVLTADPKYLAPFDKALRDVDGVITYLSALTADNIRQRALIDDARHLVDAKTAELQETIDLTANGDRAGALKIVDSDLGRSLMVQLRKVLKRMADEETYLLSTREATLKRTQIAGTTVEIVSLVLILAISFSAIRNFRRLLAHSRGESQSLIEAQKERAAALEKLRIHSDNQELLIEERTRQLAVKVQEAEKANNAKTEFLSSMSHELRTPLNAIIGFGQYMDHDEKLSPEHRDSVHEITAAGHHLLDLINEVLDLSKVETGTVSLSLESLEIESILRECIELVQPMIERRSLTFKFQNIQPGVIFADRIRLKQAVLNLLSNAIKYDVEYGEIELSGAISSDGKYRISISDTGPGIAEENKAALFKPFERLGAEFTDIEGTGIGLTLTQKLITLMDGELSYANNRYRGATFHILLPLGEPVFATLDDVNENDGEVTMSTLPEQLKTVLYIEDNPANLKLMRKVLAKRSKLRLLTAHTPQLGIELANTHKPDLLLLDINLPGMDGYQVLNIIQQTNELKTIPVIAVTANAMHRDIERGMDAGFAAYLAKPFDFAHLHDLLDAYLKGPNNIVVPAPSS; via the coding sequence ATGAAACACCCCGGTAAAATAAGAAATAAGTCGACCCGCGTTAACTCGAGCGGATTATTATTGGCACTCCCCGTTGTTCTGCTCTTCGTAGTCGCCCAGGTCTACGTGGGTTATAAACAGCGCGAAGCCACCGAAAAGTTATTTCAGACCCAAACGGTAATGGCCGCTATCACCGACCTACTCTCGGTCATGAAGGATATGGAAACCGGCCAACGCGGATATGTTCTCACAGCAGACCCCAAGTATCTGGCGCCCTTTGACAAGGCGCTGCGCGACGTGGACGGAGTGATCACATATCTAAGCGCCCTGACCGCCGATAATATCCGCCAGCGAGCACTGATCGACGACGCACGACACCTGGTAGATGCGAAAACAGCCGAGCTACAGGAAACCATTGATCTGACGGCCAATGGTGACCGGGCGGGAGCGCTGAAAATCGTGGACTCCGACCTGGGCAGGTCACTCATGGTACAGCTGCGGAAGGTATTGAAGCGCATGGCAGATGAAGAAACGTATCTGCTGAGTACTCGCGAGGCGACACTGAAAAGGACTCAAATAGCCGGCACTACCGTTGAAATTGTCAGCCTTGTTCTTATTCTGGCGATTTCATTCTCGGCGATTCGCAATTTTCGCCGACTGCTGGCGCACAGCCGCGGTGAAAGCCAGAGTCTGATCGAAGCACAGAAAGAGCGAGCCGCTGCACTAGAAAAGCTCAGGATACACTCAGACAACCAGGAACTACTGATTGAGGAACGCACACGCCAGTTGGCTGTGAAAGTGCAGGAGGCCGAAAAAGCAAACAATGCAAAAACCGAATTTCTTTCGAGCATGAGCCACGAACTGCGCACACCGCTCAATGCCATTATCGGTTTCGGCCAATATATGGACCACGATGAGAAACTTAGTCCAGAACACCGCGACAGCGTGCATGAAATCACAGCGGCAGGGCACCACCTTCTGGATCTCATTAACGAGGTCCTTGATCTTTCCAAGGTCGAAACCGGTACAGTGTCACTGTCATTGGAATCACTGGAGATTGAGTCAATACTCAGAGAATGCATCGAACTTGTACAGCCAATGATCGAAAGAAGAAGCCTGACTTTTAAATTTCAGAATATCCAGCCAGGGGTGATTTTTGCTGATCGAATCCGTCTGAAGCAAGCTGTACTTAACCTGCTTTCCAACGCGATTAAGTACGATGTTGAGTACGGCGAAATCGAATTATCGGGTGCCATAAGCAGTGACGGGAAATACCGCATCAGCATCTCCGATACGGGGCCAGGAATCGCCGAGGAAAACAAGGCAGCACTATTCAAGCCCTTTGAACGACTGGGTGCTGAATTTACCGACATTGAGGGCACAGGTATCGGGCTGACGCTCACCCAGAAACTCATCACACTGATGGACGGTGAACTTTCCTATGCAAACAATCGATACAGAGGAGCTACGTTCCACATTCTCCTCCCTCTTGGTGAACCGGTGTTTGCCACATTAGATGACGTCAATGAAAATGACGGAGAGGTTACTATGAGCACTCTGCCTGAGCAGCTGAAAACTGTCCTGTATATCGAGGACAACCCCGCTAATCTTAAGCTCATGCGAAAAGTTCTGGCTAAACGGAGTAAACTGCGGCTTCTAACCGCGCATACCCCCCAACTTGGTATCGAACTGGCGAATACTCACAAACCTGACCTGCTCTTATTGGACATTAATCTCCCCGGTATGGATGGTTATCAGGTACTCAACATCATTCAGCAAACCAACGAGCTTAAGACCATACCTGTGATCGCAGTGACCGCTAATGCTATGCACCGGGATATCGAGCGAGGCATGGACGCAGGGTTTGCTGCTTACCTGGCTAAACCTTTCGACTTTGCCCATCTCCACGATCTACTCGACGCCTACCTTAAAGGCCCGAATAATATAGTAGTGCCTGCTCCATCCTCGTGA
- a CDS encoding DUF3604 domain-containing protein produces the protein MHFKIARRLMLSAAISLLASCGSDGEALKGIGSDENASLTGTNSSVPALPEPRGTLERGPYPRTKETTVYPQRTALFGDLHVHTENSFDAYTFASLATPADAYRYARGEAIAHPVGYDIQLDRPLDFYAVTDHGMLMGVAKAAADTSTEVSRLAISERMHDMNRSDNMGTLSLLERGLAFGLFVPEMTRMLQDGEVDPELVLEITRSTWKQNVQATDDAYDPGTLTTFAAYEYTTSTDARGNLHRNVIFRDTERLPAVPYSRLHSQNPEGLWAWMDGLREQGVESLAIPHNSNGSNGEMFKQIDWSGQAMDEAYSEQRLRNEPLAEITQIKGTSETHPMLSDTDEWAGFELMEYRVATKLASEPKGSYLRDALRMGLEMEAAGNGNPYRLGFIGSTDTHVGGGALKEEKYFSKAGVQDGLPERRGSIPMNWLYGVLASWVSDDLVKDVDGRRYMASSVFEYWGASGLAAVWAESNTREAVYAALRRKETFATSGPRIQVRFFAGNHYPDNLINDPELLSTAYAEGVPMGGSLVGEPEERPSFLVWAIADAEAAPLDRMQVIKGWMEKGVSHEKVFDVACSGGGEVDPVTHRCPDNGAWVSSDDCSIPAEIGASELKAQWQDPESESNQDAFYYVRVLQNPTCRWSTWDALRAGVAPRSDLPRTLQERAWSSPIWYQSPNEAVSHLDNQGTVSHE, from the coding sequence ATGCACTTTAAAATAGCCCGAAGGTTGATGTTATCTGCTGCCATAAGCCTTCTGGCTAGCTGTGGCAGTGACGGCGAGGCCCTCAAGGGCATTGGCTCTGACGAAAATGCCAGCCTGACCGGCACCAACTCCAGCGTCCCCGCGCTACCTGAGCCGCGAGGCACGCTTGAGCGGGGCCCCTATCCGCGGACAAAGGAGACCACTGTTTACCCCCAACGCACGGCTTTATTTGGCGACTTACACGTGCACACCGAAAATTCCTTCGACGCTTACACCTTCGCATCGCTGGCCACTCCGGCAGACGCCTATCGCTATGCGCGGGGCGAGGCTATCGCCCATCCGGTTGGTTACGACATCCAACTTGATCGCCCGCTGGATTTCTATGCGGTGACTGACCACGGTATGTTGATGGGGGTCGCCAAGGCCGCGGCTGATACCAGTACTGAGGTTTCCAGACTGGCGATCTCAGAGCGCATGCATGATATGAATCGTTCCGACAACATGGGAACGCTAAGCCTGCTCGAGCGCGGCTTGGCGTTTGGCCTGTTTGTGCCGGAAATGACGCGTATGTTGCAGGACGGTGAGGTCGATCCTGAATTGGTGCTGGAGATTACTCGCTCCACCTGGAAGCAGAATGTGCAGGCGACTGACGACGCATATGATCCAGGCACGCTGACTACCTTTGCGGCCTACGAATACACCACCTCCACCGATGCGCGTGGCAACCTGCATCGCAACGTGATTTTCAGGGATACTGAGCGTCTGCCGGCGGTGCCATATTCACGCTTGCACTCACAAAACCCGGAAGGATTGTGGGCCTGGATGGATGGCTTGCGGGAGCAGGGGGTTGAGAGCCTGGCGATACCGCATAACTCCAATGGCTCCAATGGGGAGATGTTCAAACAGATTGACTGGTCGGGCCAGGCCATGGATGAGGCCTACTCCGAGCAGCGCCTGCGCAACGAACCCTTGGCAGAGATTACTCAGATTAAGGGTACTTCCGAGACGCATCCGATGCTGTCGGATACCGACGAATGGGCCGGCTTCGAGCTTATGGAGTACCGGGTAGCTACCAAGCTGGCTTCAGAGCCCAAAGGCTCTTATTTGCGTGATGCGTTGCGTATGGGCCTGGAGATGGAAGCTGCGGGAAACGGTAACCCCTATCGTTTAGGTTTTATCGGCTCAACCGATACCCATGTGGGTGGCGGGGCACTCAAGGAAGAGAAGTACTTTTCCAAAGCCGGTGTTCAAGACGGGTTGCCCGAGCGGCGTGGCTCGATACCCATGAACTGGCTCTACGGGGTGCTGGCGAGCTGGGTGTCGGATGACCTCGTTAAGGACGTCGATGGCCGCAGGTACATGGCAAGCAGTGTGTTCGAATACTGGGGTGCTTCCGGCTTGGCCGCAGTGTGGGCCGAATCCAATACCCGTGAAGCGGTGTATGCAGCGCTGCGGCGCAAGGAAACCTTTGCCACCTCGGGCCCGCGCATTCAGGTGCGATTCTTCGCGGGTAATCATTACCCCGACAATCTGATCAATGATCCCGAGTTGCTGTCGACCGCCTATGCTGAGGGCGTGCCTATGGGAGGATCCCTGGTGGGCGAGCCCGAAGAACGACCCAGTTTCCTGGTTTGGGCGATCGCCGATGCTGAAGCCGCGCCATTGGACCGTATGCAGGTGATTAAGGGGTGGATGGAAAAGGGGGTCAGTCACGAAAAGGTCTTCGATGTGGCCTGCTCCGGGGGTGGCGAGGTTGATCCCGTGACCCACCGCTGCCCTGATAATGGCGCCTGGGTGTCTAGCGATGACTGCAGTATCCCCGCCGAAATTGGCGCGTCGGAGCTCAAGGCGCAGTGGCAGGACCCGGAATCAGAATCGAATCAGGATGCGTTCTACTATGTGCGTGTACTGCAAAATCCCACCTGCCGCTGGTCAACCTGGGATGCATTGAGGGCGGGTGTAGCGCCGCGCAGCGACCTGCCGCGCACTCTCCAGGAACGTGCCTGGTCCTCACCGATCTGGTATCAATCACCGAATGAGGCGGTCTCCCACCTCGACAACCAAGGAACAGTAAGTCATGAGTAA
- a CDS encoding alpha/beta hydrolase — translation MSNLNDDPRIDPRIKALMGGMPAPVSKDMASREELLEAAQRPESQERLEQMRAMLDMVDNEDVAPSEGLTISDLEFTSQPDGNTIKIQFIRPESEAPLPCVYYIHGGGMQSMSCYYGIYRAWGKIIAAQGVAVAMVDFRNCVNPSSAPEVAPFPAGLNDCVSGVRWLAAQADELGIDKDHIIISGESGGGNLTIATALRLKQDGDLNLIRGLYALCPYIAGAWPQDRYPSSIENNGLLLDLHSNYGAMAYGMAEFDKGNPLAWPAFATEDDVKGLPPTVISVNECDPLRDEGIEFYRLLLRAGVSARCLQTMGTIHGTEIFAVACPDVSRETAASIARFCSEA, via the coding sequence ATGAGTAACCTCAACGACGATCCCCGAATCGATCCCCGCATCAAGGCCCTCATGGGCGGCATGCCCGCCCCTGTGAGCAAGGACATGGCCTCGCGTGAAGAACTGTTGGAGGCCGCCCAGCGGCCGGAGAGCCAGGAGCGCCTGGAACAGATGCGGGCCATGTTGGACATGGTAGACAACGAAGATGTGGCGCCCTCGGAGGGGCTGACGATCAGCGATCTTGAATTCACCTCCCAGCCCGATGGCAATACGATCAAGATCCAGTTTATTCGTCCGGAATCGGAAGCGCCGCTGCCCTGCGTGTACTACATTCACGGCGGAGGCATGCAGTCTATGTCCTGTTATTACGGCATTTACCGGGCCTGGGGCAAGATTATTGCCGCCCAGGGCGTGGCGGTGGCCATGGTCGATTTTCGCAATTGCGTGAACCCATCCTCCGCCCCGGAAGTGGCCCCCTTCCCGGCAGGGCTGAACGACTGTGTATCCGGTGTGCGTTGGCTGGCGGCGCAGGCCGACGAGTTGGGTATCGACAAAGACCACATCATAATTTCCGGTGAGAGCGGCGGCGGTAACCTTACCATTGCGACGGCCCTGCGCCTGAAGCAGGATGGCGATCTCAATCTCATTCGGGGGCTCTATGCATTGTGCCCTTACATTGCCGGCGCCTGGCCTCAGGATCGCTATCCATCATCCATCGAGAATAATGGCCTGCTATTGGACCTCCACAGTAACTATGGCGCTATGGCGTACGGGATGGCGGAGTTTGATAAGGGCAACCCCCTGGCCTGGCCTGCTTTTGCAACGGAAGACGACGTGAAGGGGCTGCCACCCACGGTCATCAGCGTGAACGAGTGTGATCCTCTGCGGGATGAGGGTATTGAATTCTACCGCTTGCTGCTGCGGGCAGGTGTTTCAGCCCGCTGTTTGCAGACTATGGGCACTATCCACGGTACTGAGATCTTCGCCGTGGCCTGCCCCGATGTGAGCCGCGAGACCGCCGCGAGCATTGCGCGCTTCTGCTCGGAGGCCTAG